The following are encoded in a window of Kitasatospora fiedleri genomic DNA:
- a CDS encoding glycosyltransferase translates to MTVYSHQSGFSAARPPAYPRHLVTAVIVSHDGARWLPQALAGLLGQDRQVQRILAVDTGSTDNSPQLLADTLGDWLPGSGPQILGRRVGFGRAVGEAVAGSHPLRPEDLSYSLDPSGYDPVTGGWDDFGDPLGGEDDLGRGGPRETQPVEWLWLLHDDCEPQTDALRRLLQVADSTPTAAVVGPKLRSWYDRRQLLEVGVTIARSGRRWTGLDRREQDQGQHDQVRPVLAVSTAGMLVRRDVFEELGGFDRALPLMRDDTDFCWRVNAAGHRVVVAPDAVLRHAEAASRERRAIDCASAHPHRVDKSGAVYTLLANSKGLLFPYVLLRLVLGTLLRVVVNLVGKDPRQAYDEIAGLGHELLRLPRLMAARARRRRTRSVDSLDDRTLFPAPGATVRLAVENVVGSLGIGGPDEAGAGRHGSVESGPGDDDTDDLVVEQFALLKKLVRRPAPVLFAALLLFALAACRNLIGSGLLQGGALLPASDGAAGLWGMYAAPWHGIGTGSTADGPPYLAVLAILSWALFDHADLALTLLVVLSVPLAAVSAYLVSRPLIASKAVRAWASATYAVLPAATGALAQGRIGTAVLAVLLPPLARAAAITAGLGIRKETAAKGARPGWRSAWMTVLMLTVSTAFVPLTWAIAVPLCLAALLHAVLRGGAFGSGAQAVRLLGLRVAVILGVPLLVLAPWSLQVLAHPSRLLLEAGVPGFNGPAADPLGLVLVNPGGAGTPPVWLSAGVVLAALAALLRADRRRAVLAAWGAAAAGLLFSVAVAGTAVTPASGGPQTAAWAGPATLLAGVALLAAAAIGADGANTRVSGIAFGWRQPVAALVLAAAVLAPVGTAVWWAVTGADGPLRRGSDAQVPAFIAESGTTTDRSRTLIVTGDAEGTAVRYALVRGAGLTTGQAEGTVDSAADGQLSPLTAKLLAGSGGDLARTLAGYGISYVEVKDPVIAKVRDVLDTTPGVTRLSLDNGVGLWQLTSVPGTRAQITSPGTVPVVVPAGAHDIWTTVPAGPAGRQLRLAEQADGGWQATLNGKPLKAVTVDGWAQGFALPAEGGRLDVTRAGAAAHTAWAWGRLALGAVVLILALPGRRNTNDDDIPEEVVAAQALAAQVQAQAPAPGSRRARRLAERGEGEDPQAEPGVYAPGVPAQQTAEADPEPYRPEPEPFADPYQADPYQADPYQADPYQQQGYPSDGYGYDYTRHQPVGAPPQGDGHDQYGQQQAYGYDTPPAQGWTDPYAAGYPQQDEQQQPWLPEQQQPTTYYDPNDPYGGPPRQPGAGS, encoded by the coding sequence CGCCGGGTCGGCTTCGGCCGCGCCGTCGGCGAAGCCGTCGCCGGCAGCCACCCGCTGCGCCCCGAGGACCTCTCCTACAGCCTCGACCCGTCCGGCTACGACCCCGTCACCGGCGGCTGGGACGACTTCGGCGACCCGCTCGGCGGCGAGGACGACCTCGGCCGCGGCGGACCGCGCGAGACCCAGCCGGTCGAGTGGCTCTGGCTGCTGCACGACGACTGCGAACCGCAGACCGACGCCCTGCGCCGCCTGCTCCAGGTCGCCGACTCCACCCCGACCGCCGCCGTGGTCGGCCCCAAGCTCCGCTCCTGGTACGACCGCAGGCAGCTGCTGGAGGTCGGCGTCACCATCGCCCGCTCCGGGCGGCGCTGGACCGGCCTCGACCGCCGCGAGCAGGACCAGGGCCAGCACGACCAGGTCCGCCCGGTGCTCGCCGTCTCCACCGCCGGCATGCTGGTCCGCCGCGACGTGTTCGAGGAACTCGGCGGATTCGACCGGGCGTTGCCGCTGATGCGGGACGACACCGACTTCTGCTGGCGGGTCAACGCGGCCGGCCACCGGGTGGTGGTCGCCCCCGACGCGGTGCTCCGGCACGCCGAGGCCGCCAGCCGCGAACGCCGCGCCATCGACTGCGCCTCCGCCCACCCGCACCGGGTCGACAAGTCCGGCGCCGTCTACACCCTGCTCGCCAACTCCAAGGGCCTGCTCTTCCCGTACGTCCTGCTCCGGCTGGTCCTCGGCACCCTGCTCCGGGTGGTCGTCAACCTGGTCGGCAAGGACCCCCGGCAGGCCTACGACGAGATCGCCGGCCTCGGCCACGAACTGCTGCGCCTGCCACGGCTGATGGCCGCCCGGGCGCGCCGCCGCCGGACCCGCTCGGTGGACTCGCTGGACGACCGCACGCTGTTCCCCGCCCCCGGCGCCACCGTCCGGCTCGCCGTCGAGAACGTCGTCGGCTCGCTCGGCATCGGCGGCCCCGACGAGGCCGGCGCCGGCCGGCACGGCTCGGTCGAGTCCGGCCCCGGCGACGACGACACCGACGACCTGGTGGTCGAACAGTTCGCCCTGCTCAAGAAGCTGGTGCGGCGCCCGGCCCCGGTGCTGTTCGCCGCCCTGCTGCTGTTCGCGCTCGCCGCCTGCCGCAACCTGATCGGCTCCGGCCTCCTCCAGGGCGGCGCCCTGCTGCCCGCCTCGGACGGCGCGGCCGGCCTGTGGGGCATGTACGCCGCGCCCTGGCACGGCATCGGCACCGGCTCCACCGCCGACGGCCCGCCCTACCTCGCGGTGCTCGCGATCCTCTCCTGGGCGCTGTTCGACCACGCCGACCTCGCGCTCACCCTGCTCGTGGTGCTCTCGGTCCCGCTCGCCGCGGTCAGCGCCTACCTGGTCTCCCGCCCGCTGATCGCCTCCAAGGCCGTCCGCGCCTGGGCCAGCGCCACCTACGCGGTGCTGCCCGCCGCCACCGGCGCGCTCGCCCAGGGCCGGATCGGCACCGCGGTGCTCGCCGTGCTGCTGCCCCCGCTGGCCCGCGCCGCCGCCATCACCGCCGGCCTCGGCATCCGCAAGGAGACCGCCGCCAAGGGCGCCCGCCCCGGCTGGCGGTCCGCCTGGATGACGGTGCTGATGCTCACCGTCAGCACCGCCTTCGTCCCGCTCACCTGGGCCATCGCCGTCCCGCTCTGCCTGGCCGCGCTGCTGCACGCGGTGCTCCGCGGCGGCGCGTTCGGCTCCGGCGCGCAGGCGGTGCGGCTGCTCGGCCTGCGCGTCGCGGTGATCCTCGGCGTGCCGCTGCTGGTGCTCGCCCCCTGGTCGCTGCAGGTCCTCGCCCACCCCTCCCGGCTGCTGCTGGAGGCCGGCGTCCCCGGCTTCAACGGCCCCGCCGCCGACCCGCTCGGCCTGGTCCTGGTCAACCCCGGCGGCGCCGGCACGCCCCCGGTCTGGCTGTCCGCCGGCGTGGTGCTCGCCGCCCTCGCCGCGCTGCTGCGCGCCGACCGCCGCCGCGCCGTGCTGGCCGCCTGGGGCGCCGCCGCCGCCGGGCTGCTGTTCTCGGTCGCGGTGGCCGGCACCGCCGTCACCCCCGCCTCCGGCGGCCCGCAGACCGCCGCCTGGGCCGGCCCCGCCACCCTGCTGGCCGGGGTCGCGCTGCTCGCCGCCGCCGCGATCGGCGCCGACGGCGCCAACACCCGGGTCTCCGGCATCGCCTTCGGCTGGCGCCAGCCGGTCGCCGCCCTGGTGCTCGCCGCCGCCGTGCTCGCCCCGGTCGGCACCGCCGTCTGGTGGGCCGTCACCGGCGCCGACGGCCCGCTGCGGCGCGGCAGCGACGCCCAGGTCCCGGCGTTCATCGCCGAGTCCGGCACCACCACCGACCGCTCCCGCACCCTGATCGTCACCGGCGACGCCGAGGGCACCGCCGTCCGGTACGCGCTGGTGCGCGGCGCCGGCCTGACCACCGGCCAGGCCGAGGGCACCGTGGACAGCGCCGCCGACGGACAGCTCTCCCCGCTCACCGCCAAGCTGCTGGCCGGCTCCGGCGGCGACCTGGCCCGCACCCTGGCCGGGTACGGCATCAGCTACGTCGAGGTGAAGGACCCGGTGATCGCCAAGGTCCGCGACGTGCTGGACACCACCCCCGGCGTCACCCGGCTCAGCCTCGACAACGGCGTCGGCCTGTGGCAGCTCACCAGCGTCCCCGGTACCCGGGCGCAGATCACCAGCCCCGGCACCGTCCCGGTGGTCGTCCCGGCCGGCGCGCACGACATCTGGACCACCGTCCCGGCCGGACCGGCCGGCCGGCAGCTCCGGCTGGCCGAACAGGCCGACGGCGGCTGGCAAGCCACCCTGAACGGCAAGCCGCTCAAGGCCGTCACCGTCGACGGCTGGGCCCAGGGCTTCGCCCTCCCCGCCGAGGGCGGCCGGCTCGACGTCACCCGCGCCGGCGCCGCCGCCCACACCGCCTGGGCCTGGGGCCGGCTCGCGCTCGGCGCGGTCGTCCTGATCCTCGCCCTGCCCGGACGCCGCAACACCAACGACGACGACATCCCCGAGGAGGTCGTCGCCGCCCAGGCGCTGGCCGCCCAGGTCCAGGCCCAGGCGCCCGCCCCCGGCAGCCGCCGGGCCCGCCGCCTCGCCGAACGCGGCGAGGGCGAGGACCCGCAGGCCGAGCCCGGCGTCTACGCCCCCGGCGTCCCGGCCCAGCAGACCGCCGAAGCCGACCCGGAGCCCTACCGGCCCGAACCCGAGCCGTTCGCCGACCCGTACCAGGCCGATCCCTACCAGGCCGACCCGTACCAGGCGGACCCGTACCAGCAGCAGGGCTACCCGTCCGACGGCTACGGCTACGACTACACCCGGCACCAGCCCGTCGGCGCGCCCCCGCAGGGCGACGGCCACGACCAGTACGGCCAGCAGCAGGCGTACGGCTACGACACCCCGCCCGCCCAGGGCTGGACCGACCCGTACGCCGCCGGCTACCCGCAGCAGGACGAGCAGCAGCAGCCCTGGCTGCCCGAACAGCAGCAGCCCACCACCTACTACGACCCCAACGACCCCTACGGCGGCCCACCGCGGCAGCCCGGGGCGGGGAGCTGA